The following nucleotide sequence is from Halapricum desulfuricans.
GATCGGTCAACAGCCAGTGCGACGCGTGGGCCGGGACGCCGTTGACGGAGCCGCTGTTGACCATGACCATACCGCCACCCTCCTCGAGGGCGACCTCGAACGGCGGAAGCAGCGTCTCCCGGAGGTCGCGCATCGACGTGTTGACGGCCGCCCGGTCGTTGCCGTTCGCGGGGACCTCGTAGCCTGCGAAGTGCTTCGGCGTGGCGGTCACGCGGTCGTTGGTTTCCAGGGCCCGGTTTCGCGCACGCGAGACGTCGGCGAGGACTTTCGTCGACTCGCTGATGCCCTCGAAGAACCGCCCCCACCGCGGGTCGCGCTGGAGTTCGATCGTCGGGGCGAACGTCTCGTGACAGCCGGTCGCCGCGATCACGTCGGAGGTGTGCTCCTCGGCGTCCTCGATCAGGTCGGGATCGCGCGTCGCGCCCATGTTGAGCCGCTGGGGGAGCGCCGTCGCACCGTCGACGTACGCGGCACCGTGAACGCCGTCGATTCCGAAGAAAAACGGAATCCCGTGCGGCGAGTGCTCGATGTTGTACTCCTGGAGGTCGTTGATCGACGCGACGAGTTCTTCCGGGTCGAGTGTCGGCGGACTCGATCCCCCGGCGAGTACCGATCCCGTCCCGAGTTCCGAGAAGAGGTCACCGATCGTATCGACCTGCGCGAACGGCTCCTCCGTGGCCGTGTCGAACGATCCGATCGCGGGCTGCATCATCTGGCCGGCCTTTTCGGCGACGGACATGTCCGCGATCAACTCGTTGATCGTCTGCCCCTGCGCGACAACGCTGTCCGCACCAACGCCGATCGCCCCCGCGACGGTCGCCGCACCCGTCGCCTTCATGAACGTCCGTCTCGACTGTCCACCCTCGTTCGCTGACGCGTCGTCAGTGTCGTGCTGATCTGACATCGCGGGAATAGACAGGGGAAGATATAACATAAATCTTTGGTTGATAAAAAGATTTGAAACTGAGATATTTTCTTCCAAGACTCGCGGAAGCATTTGTTTCGTCTCGAAACTGTCCGGAATAGACGCGGGTGTGAGGCCGGCCGGATCGAAAACCGGCACGGGCGCGGACGAGACGCGGCCATAGAGTTTTTACTGCTTCCTGAACATCATTTTTTACCATGTTGTTAGGGCGGTCGCCATCTGAAGGCCCCCGTTGTCGGATCGTGACAGAAGCGACAATCGGCCTCCGCTCGATCGACCGATGAGTCGAGACGACGGGATATCGGACGGGGAGATACGGGCCCGACTCGAGCAGTTCGGGTTCTCGGAGAAGGCGGTCGACGCCTACCTGAGCATCGTCGACCACGGGCGAGTGAAGCTGAGTGTCGTCGCGGAGGAGGCAGACGTCGCGACGAGTTACGTGTACGAACTCTGCTCACAGCTGGAAGCGGACGGGCTGGTCACCGTCGAGGACCACCAGACGCCGGCCGTCGTCACGGCAAAGCCCCCTTCGGAGGCGTTCGAACGGCTGATCGGCGACCTCGAGGCGGTACGCGAGGCCGTCGCCGCCCGCTACGAACAACCGGAGGAAAGACACGGCGAGTTTACCGTCGTGAAGTCCCGGCAGACGTTTCTGTCCCGCCTGGAAGAGATGATCGACGACGCCGAAGAGGAGATAGCGATCCAGACGAGTCCCGACTCGCTTCAGGACCTCGGGCCCGCCCTCCAGCGAGCGGTCGACCGGGGCGTGCTCGTGTTGCTCTCGCTCGAAACCGAGCGGGAGACGGTCAGCGACCTCGCGCTCGACGAGGTGGCCGACGTCGTCCGCGTCGGCGTCGCCGGAATGCCGACGTTCATCAGCGTCGATCAGCGGG
It contains:
- a CDS encoding TrmB family transcriptional regulator, producing the protein MSRDDGISDGEIRARLEQFGFSEKAVDAYLSIVDHGRVKLSVVAEEADVATSYVYELCSQLEADGLVTVEDHQTPAVVTAKPPSEAFERLIGDLEAVREAVAARYEQPEERHGEFTVVKSRQTFLSRLEEMIDDAEEEIAIQTSPDSLQDLGPALQRAVDRGVLVLLSLETERETVSDLALDEVADVVRVGVAGMPTFISVDQREGAVAPPSILEWDHTDDAGIAFVQGKVAPVLVGSFLGNYWPMSEEALVRHGRSLPRTYTHFRPAVFDATTHLRAGHDVAARMRIRPVRTAEQFRERSGTVIDVRQSLIEPRDSSFGLENTLFVEFEDGIRSVGGENGFLEDYETTRVTLMRDDSR